One window of Mauremys mutica isolate MM-2020 ecotype Southern chromosome 20, ASM2049712v1, whole genome shotgun sequence genomic DNA carries:
- the LOC123353814 gene encoding protein POF1B-like: MYGGQQQVQPQALPPHLQQHRPQPCYHTLPLPHHRPRPCPEPLPCYEPPPLQSRPRPCHQPLQSRPQPCPEPLPCYEPPPLQSRPRPCPEPLPCPDPPPLQSRPRPCPEPLPSWPQQCPEPPPLQSRPRPCPEPLPSWPQQCPEPLPKPCPELRPLPCPEPLPHQHQDGNVVYERVRTYSCPGGKRVQVLEPPPCSPRPVSPLENAPGHQHVIWSRDPPQQLQEPLSPFLRGGSYCPGNNVIYEKTIRKYELLNPEQEKQYQFSHQSNQSQLSQQSEQPQIIHQCRETQSCSPCEISSISVSDGGRGTNTVQRVTIQGCEPVHSLQETNEQLDSRYFGELLAEVNRKSNDLYSCLLQHVEKIGRRTQDNESTSQAEDIEGLIPKGLSELTKQQIRYLLQMRVTSDKTFTWVARQVGGDGFIDILEEEIEKLIQGHRETLTNKELEELIKSSTEDEDDEQEEPATWNLHKFPEVFQAVKHLISECDPVTLLI; this comes from the exons ATGTacggcggccagcagcaggtgcagcCCCAGGCGCTGCCCCCGCACCTGCAGCAGCACCGGCCCCAGCCCTGCTACCACACGCTGCCTCTGCCGCACCACCGGCCCCGGCCGTGCCCTGAGCCGCTGCCGTGCTACGAGCCGCCTCCCTTGCAGAGCCGGCCCCGGCCGTGCCACCAGCCCCTGCAGAGCCGGCCCCAGCCGTGCCCCGAGCCGCTGCCATGCTACGAGCCGCCTCCCCTACAGAGCCGGCCCCGGCCGTGCCCCGAGCCGCTGCCGTGCCCCGACCCGCCGCCCTTGCAAAGCCGGCCCCGGCCGTGCCCCGAGCCGCTGCCGAGCTGGCCCCAGCAgtgcccggagccgcctccctTGCAGAGCCGGCCCCGGCCGTGCCCCGAGCCCCTGCCGAGCTGGCCCCAGCAGTGCCCGGAGCCGCTGCCCAAGCCATGCCCCGAGCTGCGGCCCCTGCCCTGTCCGGAGCCGCTGCCCCACCAGCACCAGGACGGCAACGTGGTGTACGAGCGGGTGAGGACCTATAGCTGCCCCGGCGGCAAGCGGGTGCAGGTGCTGGAGCCCCCTCCGTGCTCCCCCAGGCCGGTGTCCCCGCTGGAGAACGCGCCAGGCCACCAGCATGTCATCTGGAGCCGCGACCCGCCTCAGCAGTTACAGGAGCCATTGTCTCCATTTCTGAGAGGAGGAAGTTACTGCCCAGGGAACAATGTTATCTATGAAAAGACAATAAGAAAATATGAGTTGCTAAATCCTGAACAGGAGAAACAATACCAGTTTTCCCACCAGTCCAACCAATCCCAGCTTAGCCAGCAATCTGAACAGCCCCAAATCATCCACCAGTGCCGAGAAACACAAAGTTGCAGTCCCTGTGAAATAAGCTCAATCTCTGTGAGTGATGGTGGAAGAGGAACGAACACCGTGCAGAGAGTAACAATCCAAGGCTGCGAACCAGTACACAGTCTTCAAGAAACTAATGAGCAGCTGGACTCCAGATATTTTGGCGAGCTACTTGCTGAAGTGAACCGCAAGAGCAATGACCTGTACAGCTGTTTACTGCAGCATGTGGAAAAGATAGGAAGAAGGACACAGGACAATGAATCTACAAGTCAAGCAGAAGATATTGAAGGTTTGATTCCCAAAGGACTATCAGAGTTGACAAAGCAGCAAATTCGCTATCTCCTGCAGATGAGAGTGACATCCGATAAAACTTTTACCTGG gtggccaggcaagtgggtggtgatggcttcATCGACATCCTCGAGGAAGAAATTGAGAAATTAATTCAGGGccatagagaaacattgactaacaaagagttagaggaactgataaaatcaTCCACTGAAGATGAAGATGAtgaacaggaagagccagcaacttggaatcttcataaatttccCGAAGTGTTCCAAGCAGTGAAACACTTAATTTCTGAATGTgatcctgtgacattattgatataa